In Caloenas nicobarica isolate bCalNic1 chromosome 5, bCalNic1.hap1, whole genome shotgun sequence, a single genomic region encodes these proteins:
- the TALDO1 gene encoding transaldolase has translation MSVSPVKRQKMESVLDQLKHHTTVVADTGDFNAIDEYKPLDATTNPSLILAAAQMPAYQELVDDAVAYGKKLGGSEEEQIKNASDKLFVLFGAEILKRIPGRVSTEVDARLSFDKEGMIQRARRLIDLYKEAGIGKDRILIKLSSTWEGIQAGKVLEAEYGIHCNMTLLFSFAQAVACAEAGVTLISPFVGRILDWYVANGDKKTYEPSEDPGVKSVTKIYNYYKKFGYKTIVMGASFRNTGEIKALTGCDYLTISPKLLAELSKEHGKLTPMLSVKEAPACDLEKIHLDEKAFRWHHNEDQMAVEKLSDGIRKFAADAIKLETMLKERMFSAENGK, from the exons ATGTCGGTGTCCCCCGTGAAGCGGCAGAAGATGGAGTCGGTGCTGGACCAGCTCAAGCACCACACCACCGTGGTGGCCGACACCGGAGATTTCAACG CAATCGATGAGTACAAGCCCCTGGATGCCACCACAAACCCGTCTCTGATCCTGGCTGCCGCTCAGATGCCAGCTTACCAGGAACTTGTGGATGATGCTGTTGCGTATGGGAAAAAACTTGGCGG GTCAGAAGAAGAACAGATCAAAAATGCGTCTGACAAACTTTTTGTGTTATTTGGAGCTGAGATACTGAAGAGGATACCTGGCCGTGTGTCCACAGAAGTAGATGCAAG GTTGTCCTTTGATAAGGAAGGAATGATTCAAAGGGCCAGGCGCCTCATTGACCTTTATAAGGAAGCAGGAATTGGTAAAGATCGTATTCTCATAAAGCTCTCTTCAACCTGGGAAGGAATCCAGGCTGGCAA GGTCCTGGAAGCTGAGTACGGGATTCACTGCAACATGACCTTGCTGTTCTCCTTTGCTCAGGCGGTTGCCTGTGCCGAAGCTGGAGTGACTCTGATTTCCCCATTCGTAGGACGGATCCTGGATTGGTATGTTGCAAATGGAGACAAGAAAACCTACGAGCCTTCTGAGGATCCAG GCGTGAAGAGTGTCACTAAGATCTATAACTACTACAAAAAGTTCGGCTACAAAACTATCGTGATGGGAGCTTCGTTTCGAAatacaggagaaataaaagcactTACGGGCTGTGACTATCTCACCATCTCACCCAAGCTGTTGGCAGAGCTCAGCAAAGAGCATGGCAAGTTAACTCCCATGCTCAGCGTCAAAGAGG CTCCGGCATGTGATCTGGAGAAGATCCACCTGGATGAGAAGGCATTCCGCTGGCACCATAACGAAGACCAAATGGCCGTGGAGAAATTATCCGATGGGATCAGAAAGTTTGCTGCAGATGCAATTAAACTGGAGACGATGTTAAAG
- the EPS8L2 gene encoding epidermal growth factor receptor kinase substrate 8-like protein 2: MSLKGSLSSNPSSNGSMGRADGAAKLSAKDLYEQRKKYSNSNIIMHETSQYHVQHLATFIMDKSESIVTVDDAIRKLILLSSKEKIWTQEMLLQVNDKSIRLLDCESQEELEDFPLPTVQHCQTVLNQMRYSSVLLLVCQDSEQHKPDIHFFNCDEVEAEMVHEDIESALADHKHGKKIRPQTLKANQEKIKQRQSILPPPQGPAPIPIQHDARGSAINRNRVAPPSQHNPDYDRRGSSSHDHEESRAMLAQKIEKETQILNCTLDDIEVFVARLQKAAEAFKQLNQRKKGKKNKKKGPAEGMLTLRARPPSEAEFIDCFQKTKLAFNLLAKLRKHIQNPSASELVHFLFGPLELIVSSCGGPELARSVVSPLLSKDTTDFLRGHLTPKEINLWESLGETWTRSRAEWPREANIPTYIPKFRNGWEAPMEIFRGAPWEIDIGHLQEELSSANGYPYRNSSLKRGQSADQTQAVDAFKQNVTQHVNRNFEAQGMALPKRYAKIRYDFTARNANELSVLKDEILEVLEDNKQWWKLLNRSGQAGYVPYNILDVVKLEELEQSNQRYKGELSPRGYGPSSPSHKLPASYAGDKWGSEMLSRNSPQDAKEQLIHQMDELNDELLKKITNNKIQPPQRNFKVEKPQEVFVPLTFESSTEEVKAWLEAKSFSKETVEHLGILTGAQLFSLNREELKKVCGDEGNRVYSKITVEKNQLEKSRGESELQEIMKRRQERIDSAN; this comes from the exons ATGAGTCTCAAGGGATCCCTCAGCAGCAACCCCAGCTCAAA tGGCAGCATGGGCAGAGCAGACGGAGCCGCCAAGCTGAGTGCAAAGGACCTGTACG aacaaaggaaaaaatactccAACTCCAATATCATAATGCATGAGACTTCCCAGTACCACGTACAG CACTTGGCCACCTTCATCATGGACAAAAGCGAGTCCATCGTGACGGTGGACGACGCCATTCGAAAACTCATCTTGCTCAGCTCGAAAGAGAAGATCTGGAcgcaggagatgctgctgcaagTGAACGACAAGTCCATTCGCTTGCTGGACTGCGAGTCGCAG gaggagctggaggactTTCCTCTGCCGACAGTCCAGCACTGCCAGACGGTGCTGAACCAGATGCGCTACTCCTCCGTCCTGCTCCTGGTGTGCCAGGATTCGGAGCAGCACAAACCCGACATCCACTTCTTCAACTGCGACGAGGTGGAG GCGGAGATGGTTCACGAGGACATAGAAAGTGCCTTGGCAGACCACAAGCACGGGAAGAAGATACGGCCACAGACACTCAA AGCAAACCAAGAAAAGATCAAGCAGAGACAATCCATCCTCCCGCCGCCGCAAGGGCCAGCTCCCATTCCCATCCAGCACGACGCGCGCGGCTCAGCCATCAACAGGAACCGGGTGGCGCCCCCTTCCCAGCACAACCCAG ACTATGATCGCCGAGGCTCCAGCTCTCACGACCACGAAGAGTCCCGAGCCATGTTAGCACAGAAGATTGAAAAAGAAACG CAAATCCTGAACTGCACTCTGGATGACATTGAAGTGTTTGTCGCCAGGCTTCAGAAGGCTGCAGAGGCGTTCAAACAGCTCAAccaaaggaagaaagggaagaagaacaagaagaaagggCCAGCAG AGGGCATGCTGACTCTTCGAGCAAGACCCCCAAGCGAGGCAGAGTTCATCGACTGCTTCCAGAAAACCAAACTGGCTTTTAACCTCTTG gcCAAACTGAGAAAGCACATCCAGAACCCCAGCGCTTCCGAGTTGGTGCATTTCCTATTTGGGCCACTGGAACTG ATTGTCAGCAGCTGTGGTGGCCCTGAGCTTGCCAGGTCTGTTGTCAGCCCGCTTCTTTCAAAAGACACCACCGACTTCCTCAGAGGACACCTGACACCAAAAGAGATAAACCTCTGGGAGTCCCTGGGAGAGACATGGACCAGATCCAG AGCCGAGTGGCCCCGAGAAGCAAATATCCCCACCTACATCCCCAAATTCCGCAACGGCTGGGAAGCGCCCATGGAGATCTTCCGTGGAGCGCCCTGGGAAATAGATATCGGCCACCTGCAAGAAGAG ctctCGTCGGCGAATGGATATCCTTACCGGAACTCCTCACTCAAGCGTGGCCAGAGCGCTGACCAGACACAAGCTGTGGACGCCTTCAAACAGAATGTAACTCAGCATGTAAATAG GAATTTTGAGGCGCAGGGAATGGCTCTGCCGAAGAGATATGCCAAAATCCGCTACGATTTCACTGCGCGAAATGCCAATGAACTCTCAGTGCTTAAGGATGAAATCCTGGAG gTGTTAGAAGATAATAAGCAGTGGTGGAAGTTGCTCAACCGGAGCGGGCAGGCTGGTTATGTCCCTTATAACATCCTGGATGTGGTGAAACTGGAAGAGCTCGAACAG TCTAACCAGAGGTACAAAGGAGAACTGAGCCCCAGGGGCTATGGACCATCCAGCCCATCTCACAAGCTGCCTGCCAGCTACGCTGGGGACAAGTGGGGCAGTGAAATGTTATCGCGCAACTCTCCCCAGGACGCCAAAGAAC AACTTATTCATCAAATGGACGAGCTGAACGATGAGTTGCTAAAGAAGATCACAAACAACAAAATTCAGCCTCCTCAGAGGAATTTCAAAGTGGAAAAGCCTCAGGAAGTTTTTGTGCCCCTCACCTTCGAATCCAGCACTGAAGAAGTCAAAGCCTGGCTGGAAGCAAAGTCATTCAGCAAAGA GACAGTGGAACACCTTGGCATCCTCACCGGAGCTCAGCTCTTCTCCCTCAACAGAGAGGAGCTGAAGAAGGTGTGTGGTGATGAGGGCAACAGAGTCTACAGCAAAATCACAGTGGAGAAAAACCAACTGGAG AAAAGCAGAGGGGAGTCGGAGCTCCAAGAAATCATGAAGCGTCGCCAGGAAAGGATTGATTCCGCTAATTAA